One stretch of Chryseobacterium indologenes DNA includes these proteins:
- a CDS encoding ribokinase yields MNFSSEQPKIIVVGSSSIDLVLETDKLPLPNETVLAVNSESYFGGKGANQAVGTSRLGASVYFIGCVGMDPLGQQIMRNLVSENVNVGFVHETDKESTGTAYVTTSEGNAAIVVVPAANKYLNTSHIDEADRYFHTSDLVLVQLEVSMEVVEYTVRKAKKYGKKVGLYASPAMRVSDEILEVVDFIVAKSNELFIIFGEEKREEVLKKYFNKVFVRDDTNSTIYFDGTEMKYYRKNKEKNVYKMGMGDAFTSGFAIALCHGNSVEDCVKFGNDVSSRVSGSKGSQTGLPRMSDFFS; encoded by the coding sequence ATGAATTTCTCATCAGAACAACCAAAAATTATCGTCGTAGGCAGCTCCTCAATAGATCTTGTTTTGGAAACCGATAAACTTCCTTTACCTAACGAAACCGTTCTGGCTGTTAACTCAGAAAGTTATTTTGGTGGGAAAGGAGCTAACCAGGCAGTAGGAACCTCAAGATTGGGAGCCAGTGTTTATTTTATAGGTTGTGTTGGCATGGATCCTCTTGGACAGCAGATCATGAGAAATTTGGTAAGTGAAAATGTGAATGTAGGTTTTGTACATGAAACAGATAAAGAGTCAACGGGGACCGCTTATGTAACTACTTCTGAGGGAAATGCCGCTATAGTGGTCGTTCCTGCAGCCAATAAATATCTTAATACATCCCATATTGATGAGGCGGACCGCTATTTCCATACGTCTGATCTTGTCCTTGTACAACTTGAGGTTTCGATGGAGGTTGTGGAATATACAGTGAGGAAAGCCAAAAAATATGGTAAAAAAGTAGGACTGTATGCTTCTCCTGCGATGAGGGTGAGTGATGAAATTTTGGAAGTGGTAGACTTTATCGTGGCTAAAAGTAATGAACTGTTCATTATTTTTGGTGAAGAAAAAAGAGAGGAAGTTCTTAAGAAATACTTTAATAAAGTATTCGTAAGAGATGATACCAATTCTACCATTTATTTTGACGGTACAGAAATGAAGTATTACAGGAAGAATAAAGAAAAAAATGTTTATAAGATGGGAATGGGGGATGCATTTACTTCAGGATTTGCGATCGCACTTTGCCATGGAAATTCTGTTGAAGACTGTGTAAAGTTTGGAAATGATGTTTCATCAAGGGTTTCCGGAAGTAAAGGTTCACAGACTGGTTTACCGAGAATGTCAGATTTCTTTTCTTAA
- a CDS encoding DUF4241 domain-containing protein: MTHIENIKKLFSKDFVESPLIESFEVGKIYLSSGKLVACDPLITNDMLPFSTEFPQGEFSVMLHKERESNCVAYAEIIFNTAEITDWKLATTAGQNIKELAEGEVFGYPVESGMGCFMDVDTQNSLNELEQKLYHNKGGDFMGIYEEFFHGYFFDENGAIDQYAFLKPSETHPGTILAFETGYGEGFYASYIAFDKNQSPVKIITEFIEIS, from the coding sequence ATGACACATATAGAAAACATTAAGAAGCTATTTTCGAAGGACTTTGTAGAAAGCCCTTTGATAGAAAGTTTTGAAGTAGGGAAGATCTACCTTTCCAGTGGAAAGCTAGTGGCCTGTGACCCTTTAATTACCAATGATATGCTTCCATTCTCTACAGAGTTTCCCCAAGGAGAATTCTCTGTGATGTTACATAAAGAGAGAGAGAGCAATTGTGTGGCTTATGCAGAAATTATTTTCAATACTGCAGAAATTACAGACTGGAAGCTGGCTACTACTGCTGGACAAAATATAAAGGAACTGGCGGAAGGTGAAGTTTTTGGATATCCTGTAGAAAGCGGTATGGGTTGTTTTATGGATGTGGATACTCAAAATAGCCTGAATGAATTGGAACAGAAACTTTATCATAACAAAGGGGGGGACTTCATGGGAATCTACGAAGAATTTTTCCATGGATATTTCTTTGATGAGAATGGAGCAATAGATCAGTATGCATTTTTAAAACCTTCAGAAACGCACCCTGGGACTATATTGGCTTTTGAGACTGGATATGGGGAAGGTTTTTATGCCAGTTATATTGCTTTTGATAAAAATCAATCACCAGTGAAGATTATTACAGAATTTATTGAAATAAGTTAG
- a CDS encoding valine--tRNA ligase: protein MQISEKYNPQETEQKWYNYWLENKYFHSEPNDKPPYTVVIPPPNVTGILHMGHMLNNTIQDVLVRRARMRGFNACWIPGTDHASIATEAKVVAKLKSEGVNKSDITREQFLEHAWEWTNKYGGTILEQLKKLGCSCDWDRTRFTMEDKLSQQVIKSFVDLYNKGLIYRGYRMVNWDPEAKTNISDEEVIFKEQNGKLYFLKYKIEGSEEFLSVATTRPETIFGDTAVCINPNDERYAHLKGKNVIVPIVDRVIPIIEDEYVDIEFGTGALKITPAHDINDYEIGQKHQLKMIDALDDDGNLNEHGLHYAGQNRFDVRKQIAKELEEKNLLLKAEDYVNKVGTSERTGAVIEPKVSVQWFLKMSEIAKPALDVVMDDEVKFYPDKFKNTYKYWMENIRDWNISRQLWWGQQIPAYYYGEGDEDFVVAETKEEALELAKQKTGNQALTIEGLRQDDDALDTWFSSWLWPMSVFDGLLDPENKDINYYYPTSDLVTGPDIIFFWVARMIMAGLEYRKEVPFKNVYFTGIVRDKQRRKMSKSLGNSPDPLELMDKYGADGVRVGILLSSAAGNDLLFDEDLMLQGRNFMTKIWNAFRLINMWNHEDKPAIATDHQAIEWFENKLNKTIVEINDQFEKFRISDALHLIYKLIWDDFCGWYLEAIKPNYGEGISKEVYNKTIYFFEELMKLLHPFMPFLTEELWQTISERNIEEALVVAQQKEADAFDEKIIKNFETAAELISGVRNYRQTKGISPREAAEIYTNATEFANEAVVRKLANVSEIHFGQKTDKPSFTFLVGATEVSIPLSENLDLGEEKAKTEEELKYLKGFLVSVDKKLSNEKFVANAKPEIVEVERKKQKDALDKIAILEEKLKSL, encoded by the coding sequence ATGCAGATTTCAGAAAAGTACAATCCACAGGAAACAGAACAAAAATGGTACAATTACTGGTTGGAAAATAAGTATTTCCACTCAGAACCTAATGACAAACCACCATATACCGTGGTCATTCCACCGCCAAACGTGACGGGGATATTACACATGGGACATATGTTGAACAATACCATTCAAGATGTTCTGGTCCGTCGTGCAAGAATGCGCGGGTTTAATGCTTGTTGGATTCCGGGAACAGATCACGCTTCCATTGCTACCGAAGCTAAAGTTGTTGCTAAACTGAAGTCTGAAGGAGTCAATAAGTCTGATATTACCCGTGAACAATTCCTTGAGCACGCTTGGGAATGGACGAATAAATATGGAGGAACAATCCTTGAGCAGCTTAAAAAACTAGGGTGTTCATGTGATTGGGACAGAACTCGTTTCACCATGGAGGATAAGCTTTCACAACAGGTTATCAAAAGCTTTGTAGATCTTTATAATAAAGGATTAATCTACAGAGGATACAGAATGGTAAACTGGGATCCGGAAGCAAAGACCAATATTTCAGATGAAGAGGTAATCTTTAAAGAGCAGAACGGAAAACTATATTTCCTTAAATATAAGATTGAAGGTTCAGAAGAGTTCCTTTCTGTAGCAACCACACGTCCTGAAACTATTTTCGGGGATACTGCAGTATGTATCAATCCTAACGATGAAAGATATGCTCATCTAAAAGGTAAAAATGTAATTGTACCTATCGTTGACAGGGTAATTCCTATCATTGAGGATGAATATGTTGATATCGAATTTGGAACAGGAGCTTTAAAAATTACTCCTGCACACGATATAAATGACTATGAGATTGGACAGAAACATCAACTGAAAATGATTGATGCATTAGATGATGACGGAAATCTTAACGAGCATGGTCTTCATTATGCAGGACAAAACAGATTTGATGTAAGAAAGCAGATCGCCAAAGAATTAGAAGAAAAAAATCTTTTACTGAAAGCAGAAGATTACGTTAATAAAGTAGGAACTTCTGAAAGAACAGGAGCTGTTATTGAGCCTAAAGTTTCAGTACAATGGTTCCTGAAAATGTCTGAAATTGCTAAGCCTGCACTGGATGTAGTCATGGATGATGAAGTGAAATTCTATCCGGATAAGTTTAAAAATACTTACAAATACTGGATGGAAAACATCCGTGACTGGAATATCTCCCGTCAGCTTTGGTGGGGACAGCAGATCCCTGCATATTATTATGGTGAAGGAGATGAAGATTTTGTAGTTGCTGAAACGAAAGAAGAAGCTTTAGAATTAGCAAAACAAAAAACAGGAAATCAGGCATTGACCATTGAAGGTCTTAGACAGGATGATGATGCATTAGATACCTGGTTTTCTTCATGGTTATGGCCAATGTCTGTATTCGATGGATTGCTTGACCCGGAAAATAAAGATATCAACTACTACTATCCAACCTCTGACCTGGTTACAGGACCGGATATTATTTTCTTCTGGGTAGCCAGAATGATTATGGCCGGATTGGAGTACAGAAAAGAAGTTCCGTTTAAAAATGTTTATTTTACAGGGATTGTAAGAGACAAACAGAGAAGAAAGATGTCAAAATCTTTAGGAAACTCTCCGGACCCGCTTGAACTGATGGATAAATATGGAGCTGATGGAGTTCGTGTAGGAATTCTATTAAGTTCTGCAGCAGGAAATGACCTTCTTTTTGATGAAGATTTAATGCTTCAGGGAAGAAACTTCATGACGAAGATCTGGAATGCTTTCCGTTTGATCAATATGTGGAATCATGAAGATAAGCCGGCTATTGCTACAGATCATCAGGCAATCGAATGGTTTGAAAACAAATTAAATAAAACGATTGTTGAGATCAACGATCAGTTTGAGAAATTCAGAATTTCTGATGCCCTTCATTTGATCTACAAGTTAATTTGGGATGATTTTTGTGGTTGGTATCTGGAAGCTATCAAACCTAACTACGGAGAAGGTATTTCCAAAGAAGTTTACAATAAAACAATCTACTTCTTTGAAGAGCTGATGAAATTACTTCACCCGTTCATGCCTTTCCTGACAGAAGAATTATGGCAGACGATTTCAGAAAGGAATATTGAAGAAGCTTTAGTGGTTGCCCAGCAGAAGGAAGCAGATGCATTTGACGAGAAGATCATTAAAAACTTTGAAACTGCGGCAGAGCTTATCTCTGGAGTTAGAAATTACCGTCAGACAAAAGGAATTTCTCCAAGAGAAGCTGCTGAAATCTATACCAATGCTACTGAATTCGCAAACGAAGCGGTAGTAAGAAAACTGGCTAACGTTTCTGAAATCCATTTCGGGCAGAAAACAGATAAGCCAAGCTTTACATTCCTTGTTGGTGCAACGGAAGTTTCTATTCCTTTAAGTGAAAACTTAGATTTAGGAGAAGAAAAAGCTAAAACTGAAGAAGAATTAAAGTATCTGAAAGGATTCTTAGTTTCAGTAGATAAAAAACTTTCCAACGAAAAGTTTGTGGCTAATGCTAAACCTGAAATTGTAGAGGTAGAGCGTAAGAAACAAAAAGATGCTCTTGACAAGATTGCGATCCTTGAAGAGAAGCTGAAAAGTTTGTAA
- a CDS encoding DUF1573 domain-containing protein → MKKLIAGIALFGTFALASAQTITFDKTTFDYGSIKPSSDGTRFFTVTNTGDKPLIISNVKPSCGCTTPEFSQDPIMPGKSAKIKVGYNTALTGGFNKMIEVFSNDPANSRSVIYIKGNVDANAPEPKVLTPAEQKEAAKAEKKAAKVAKKAATK, encoded by the coding sequence ATGAAGAAATTAATCGCAGGAATTGCATTATTCGGAACATTTGCTCTTGCATCTGCACAAACTATTACGTTTGATAAAACTACTTTCGACTATGGTAGCATTAAGCCTAGTTCTGATGGTACAAGATTCTTTACAGTAACCAACACTGGTGATAAGCCTTTGATCATTTCAAATGTAAAACCATCTTGTGGATGTACAACTCCTGAATTCAGCCAGGATCCGATCATGCCAGGAAAATCTGCTAAGATCAAAGTTGGGTACAACACTGCCCTTACAGGAGGATTCAACAAAATGATCGAAGTTTTCTCTAACGACCCTGCTAACAGCAGAAGTGTAATCTACATCAAAGGAAACGTAGATGCTAACGCTCCTGAACCAAAAGTATTAACACCTGCTGAGCAGAAAGAAGCTGCAAAAGCTGAGAAAAAAGCTGCAAAAGTTGCTAAAAAAGCTGCTACGAAGTAA
- a CDS encoding polyphosphate kinase 2 family protein: MDTNFSDDFKVTGKFSIKKASTSYKGKLTKEEGTQLLIQEKEKLRELQERLYADGSQSLLVVLQAMDAAGKDSMIEHVFGGVNPQGCNVTSFKTPSSKEYSHDFLWRHYLALPQKGMIGIFNRSHYESVLVCKVHPEYNLSEKTWSSVKDFDDKFWENRYESIRNFEKHLAQNGTTIIKIFLNVSKEEQKKRLLDRINEQEKNWKFSAGDLPERALFDQYMEAYETAINETSKDHAPWYVLPADNKWFARTAAIQIIIDTLEKMDLKYPQLSEKDRLGLQEAKKQLENE; the protein is encoded by the coding sequence ATGGACACCAATTTCTCAGATGACTTTAAGGTAACCGGAAAATTCTCAATTAAAAAAGCTTCCACATCTTACAAAGGAAAGCTTACCAAAGAAGAAGGGACACAATTATTAATCCAGGAAAAAGAAAAACTTCGTGAGCTTCAGGAAAGACTTTATGCTGATGGAAGTCAATCTCTTCTGGTTGTACTTCAGGCTATGGACGCTGCCGGGAAAGACAGTATGATAGAACATGTTTTTGGAGGAGTAAATCCCCAGGGATGTAATGTAACCAGTTTTAAAACGCCCAGCTCAAAAGAATATTCCCACGATTTTCTGTGGAGGCACTACCTGGCTTTGCCTCAAAAAGGAATGATCGGAATTTTTAACCGTTCTCACTACGAAAGTGTTTTAGTATGTAAAGTTCATCCTGAATATAACCTGAGTGAAAAAACATGGTCTTCTGTAAAAGATTTTGATGATAAATTCTGGGAAAACCGCTATGAAAGCATTAGAAATTTCGAAAAACATCTTGCTCAAAACGGAACAACCATTATCAAAATTTTTCTGAATGTTTCTAAAGAGGAGCAAAAGAAAAGACTTCTGGACAGGATTAACGAACAGGAAAAAAACTGGAAGTTTTCTGCAGGAGATCTCCCGGAAAGGGCATTATTCGATCAGTATATGGAAGCTTACGAAACAGCAATTAACGAAACATCAAAAGATCATGCACCATGGTATGTGCTTCCTGCAGACAATAAATGGTTTGCCAGAACAGCAGCTATTCAGATTATTATAGACACATTGGAAAAAATGGATCTCAAATATCCCCAGCTTTCGGAAAAAGACAGATTGGGCTTACAGGAAGCTAAAAAACAACTGGAAAATGAATAA
- a CDS encoding RNA polymerase sigma factor yields the protein MDSREKEFAQLIKDNQGLIIKVSRLYTNSLEDEEDLFQEIVLQLWRSYDSFKGNSKISTWMYRVALNTAITLFRKKSKSLPTNELNINHKDFVEDDDEKQQQISLLYTVIKTLPNVERAIVMMYLDDLPYKDIAENLGITEVNARVKMNRLKKTLKEQMEKYA from the coding sequence ATGGATTCCAGAGAAAAAGAATTTGCGCAGCTCATCAAAGATAATCAAGGCCTGATTATTAAAGTATCGCGCTTATATACCAATTCACTGGAAGATGAAGAGGATCTTTTCCAGGAAATTGTCTTACAGCTCTGGAGAAGTTATGACTCATTCAAAGGAAATTCTAAAATTTCAACATGGATGTACCGTGTAGCGCTTAATACAGCCATTACCCTCTTTAGAAAAAAAAGCAAAAGCCTTCCTACGAATGAGCTGAACATCAACCACAAAGATTTTGTAGAAGATGATGATGAAAAACAGCAACAGATTTCGCTTCTGTATACTGTAATCAAGACTCTTCCTAATGTAGAAAGAGCCATTGTCATGATGTATCTGGACGATCTGCCTTACAAGGACATTGCAGAAAACCTCGGAATCACCGAAGTTAATGCACGTGTGAAAATGAACAGATTAAAGAAAACCCTTAAAGAACAGATGGAAAAATATGCCTGA
- a CDS encoding beta-carotene 15,15'-monooxygenase, translated as MPEFDLDSFKKTWQEQPVQPKYDNSEIRQMLNRKSRNYVKYIFWISVFEFLFFSVLGLFYFFQDDESDGFRKILEKLGTHEAPEVENNFSHFYLAIKILSVLITAYFVLKFYQNYRKIKIEENLKGLITRIISFKKTVNAFILISIVLLLTFTFVLVAFIFYTLNSQNIQPSGSDLTVTIVAILISTFLAISMIWVYYRLVYGSIIKKLDKNLKQLKEIDSQEN; from the coding sequence ATGCCTGAATTTGATTTAGATAGCTTTAAAAAGACCTGGCAGGAACAACCTGTACAGCCTAAATATGATAACAGCGAGATTCGTCAAATGCTGAATAGAAAATCACGTAATTATGTAAAGTATATTTTCTGGATCAGTGTTTTTGAGTTCCTGTTCTTTTCTGTTTTAGGCTTATTCTATTTCTTTCAGGATGATGAATCTGACGGCTTCCGTAAAATCCTGGAAAAACTAGGGACCCATGAAGCTCCGGAAGTGGAAAATAATTTCAGTCATTTTTATTTGGCCATTAAAATCCTGAGTGTCCTGATTACAGCATATTTTGTATTGAAATTCTACCAGAATTACCGTAAAATAAAGATTGAGGAAAACCTCAAAGGCCTCATTACGAGAATTATCAGCTTCAAAAAAACAGTCAATGCTTTTATTCTGATCAGTATTGTATTGCTGCTTACCTTTACCTTTGTATTGGTTGCTTTTATCTTTTACACCCTGAATTCTCAAAATATACAGCCTTCCGGTTCCGATCTTACGGTCACTATTGTTGCCATTCTCATCAGTACCTTTTTGGCCATATCTATGATTTGGGTCTATTACAGGTTGGTATATGGAAGCATCATCAAAAAGCTTGACAAAAATCTGAAACAGCTTAAAGAAATAGATTCTCAGGAAAATTAG